In Pseudomonas asiatica, the following are encoded in one genomic region:
- a CDS encoding GNAT family N-acetyltransferase produces MFILSRLDSVPPESFQNQIRELVIHHVGELSSVAISADNPLYPLYQYGVGMEVHQYLQALDGTRGLAVALTLALDAEEPDQLLGFALSLPAEDDEQACALAFLAVRASHRRQGIARALLGDLQARHACVELNAFASQVPWFEAMGMQVVAANGPQVLMSSTGRASGALIGRLDIAPIYQTAEVMQIHTYLLNQQGEDAMIEAEQMRDERLDELTAQAQECVRQRKTVH; encoded by the coding sequence ATGTTCATCCTGAGCCGCCTCGACAGCGTGCCGCCTGAATCTTTCCAGAACCAGATCCGCGAACTGGTGATCCACCACGTCGGCGAACTGAGCAGTGTCGCCATCAGCGCCGACAACCCGCTGTACCCGCTGTACCAGTACGGCGTTGGCATGGAAGTGCACCAGTACCTGCAAGCACTGGACGGCACCCGAGGCCTGGCCGTGGCGCTGACCCTGGCGCTGGATGCCGAAGAGCCGGACCAATTGCTGGGGTTTGCCCTGTCGCTGCCGGCCGAGGACGATGAACAGGCTTGCGCCCTGGCGTTCCTGGCCGTGCGCGCCAGCCATCGTCGCCAGGGCATCGCCCGCGCCCTGCTGGGCGACCTGCAGGCACGCCATGCCTGCGTCGAGCTGAATGCCTTTGCCAGCCAGGTACCGTGGTTCGAGGCGATGGGCATGCAAGTGGTGGCCGCCAATGGGCCGCAGGTGCTGATGAGCAGTACCGGGCGGGCTAGCGGCGCGCTGATCGGGCGACTGGATATTGCGCCGATCTACCAGACGGCGGAAGTGATGCAGATCCATACCTACCTGCTCAACCAGCAGGGTGAGGATGCGATGATCGAAGCGGAACAGATGCGGGATGAGCGGCTGGACGAACTGACCGCTCAGGCCCAGGAGTGTGTAC